One segment of Sesamum indicum cultivar Zhongzhi No. 13 linkage group LG4, S_indicum_v1.0, whole genome shotgun sequence DNA contains the following:
- the LOC105160233 gene encoding uncharacterized protein LOC105160233 translates to MAMAAPSSSCTPAAFTRNLPNSNCLTPQFQKTSFQGLSLQDAKRVAFTSLVAEISITSVPSVPKRGLQITARTAGAAKNIEVEVDKPLGLTLGQKQGGGVVITAVESGGNAARAGLKAGDQVLYTSSFFGDELWPADKLGFTKTAIQAKPDSVYFVVSRGAEVDVKKLPKRPAPPAFGRKLTDAQKARATHICLDCGYIYTLQKPFDEQGDEYACPQCRAPKKRFAKYDVNTGKAIGGGLPIGVIIGLLVGVGGVGALLVYGLQ, encoded by the exons ATGGCTATGGCTGCCCCATCCTCTTCCTGCACACCTGCTGCCTTCACCAGAAACCTCCCCAATTCTAATTGCCTAACTCCTCAGTTTCAG AAAACCAGCTTCCAAGGGCTGTCGCTTCAAGATGCCAAAAGGGTTGCCTTCACTTCTTTGGTTGCTGAGATCAGTATCACCAGTGTTCCAAGTGTACCAAAAAGGGGTCTTCAGATCACAGCCAGAACTGCTGGTGCTGCAAAGAATATTGAGGTTGAAGTTGACAAGCCATTGGGCTTGACTTTGGGCCAAAAGCAAGGGGGTGGAGTTGTCATCACT GCTGTGGAAAGTGGCGGGAATGCTGCAAGAGCAGGGCTCAAGGCTGGGGACCAGGTACTCTACACCAGCAGTTTCTTTGGTGATGAACTTTGGCCAGCTGATAAGCTTGGCTTCACAAAAACTGCCATCCAGGCCAAGCCAGATTCTGTCTACTTTGTTGTTAGCAG AGGCGCAGAAGTGGATGTCAAAAAGCTACCCAAGCGTCCGGCTCCCCCTGCCTTTGGAAGAAAATTAACTGATGCGCAAAAG GCCCGTGCTACTCACATATGCCTTGATTGTGGATACATATACACCCTGCAGAAACCTTTTGATGAGCAA GGGGATGAGTATGCGTGCCCGCAATGTAGAGCTCCAAAGAAGAGATTTGCAAAATATGATGTTAACACAGGGAAGGCCATTGGGGGAGGATTGCCCATTGGAGTCATCATTGGGCTTTTGGTTGGGGTTGGTGGAGTTGGAGCTTTGTTAGTTTATGGGCTTCAGTAG
- the LOC105160231 gene encoding cell division cycle 20.2, cofactor of APC complex — METGIINSSASSNKTQSRCPLQEQLLQRRNSRENLDRFIPNRSAMDFDYAHYMLTEGKKGKENPAVSSSPSRDAYRKQLAETFNMNRTRILAFKNKPPTPMESIPNEFSLAAHQVKPAKPRRHIPQTSERTLDAPDLMDDYYLNLLDWGSSNVLSIALGNTVYLWDASDGTTSELVTIDEEIGPVTSVKWAPDGRHIAVGLNNSEVQLWDTTANRLLRTLRGGHTSRVSALDWNNHILTTGGMDGQIINNDVRVRAHIVETYRGHQQEVCGLKWAASGQQLASGGNDNLLHIWDRSMASSNAPTQWLHRLEDHTAAVKALAWCPFQGNLLASGGGGGDRCIKFWNTHTGACLNSVDTGSQVCALLWNKNERELLSSHGFTQNQLTLWKYPSMVKIAELTGHTSRVLFMAQSPDGCTVASAAGDETLRFWNVFGTPEVAKPAPKMSAEPFAHLNRIR, encoded by the exons ATGGAAACAGGAATTATAAACTCATCTGCATCTTCGAACAAGACCCAGTCCCGATGTCCACTTCAAGAACAGCTTCTGCAAAGAAGGAATTCACGGGAAAAC TTGGATCGATTCATACCTAACAGATCAGCAATGGACTTCGACTACGCACATTACATGCTTACAGAAGGTAAGAAAGGTAAGGAAAATCCAGCTGTGAGCTCTTCTCCATCCAGGGATGCGTACAGGAAGCAGCTTGCCGAGACCTTCAACATGAACAGGACTCGAATTCTAGCTTTCAAGAATAAGCCACCAACCCCCATGGAGTCTATTCCTAATGAATTCTCATTGGCTGCTCACCAAGTCAAACCAGCCAAACCGCGTCGACACATTCCCCAG ACTTCAGAGAGGACATTAGATGCCCCGGACCTTATGGATGACTACTATTTGAATTTACTAGATTGGGGCAGTAGCAATGTACTTTCAATTGCCCTTGGAAACACAGTATATCTGTGGGATGCTTCTGACGGGACTACCTCAGAACTTGTTACTATTGATGAAGAAATTGGTCCAGTAACCAGTGTGAAATGGGCTCCTGATGGAAGGCATATTGCTGTTGGTCTGAACAACTCTGAGGTCCAGCTATGGGACACCACAGCTAATAGACTG CTGAGGACTTTGAGAGGTGGCCACACATCACGAGTTAGTGCTCTGGACTGGAACAATCACATTTTGACTACAGGAGGAATGGATGGTCAGATCATTAACAATGATGTTAGAGTGAGGGCGCACATTGTTGAAACTTATCGAGGTCATCAACAAGAAGTCTGTGGACTTAAATGGGCAGCCTCGGGCCAGCAGTTGGCCAGTGGTGGAAATGATAATCTCCTTCACATATGGGACAGATCCATGGCTTCATCAAATGCCCCGACGCAGTGGCTTCACAGGCTTGAGGACCATACGGCTGCTGTTAAAGCACTTGCATGGTGTCCCTTCCAGGGCAACTTATTGGCCTCTGGTGGAGGTGGCGGAGACAGGTGCATAAAGTTCTGGAACACACACACCGGTGCGTGCTTGAACTCAGTAGACACTGGCTCTCAGGTGTGTGCTCTTCTTTGGAACAAAAATGAGCGTGAGCTGCTCAGCTCCCACGGTTTTACTCAGAATCAGCTCACTCTCTGGAAGTACCCTTCAATGGTAAAGATAGCAGAACTCACTGGTCATACATCTAGAGTTCTTTTTATGGCTCAG AGTCCAGATGGATGCACGGTTGCATCTGCAGCTGGGGATGAAACTCTTCGATTCTGGAATGTTTTTGGGACACCTGAAGTGGCTAAGCCTGCGCCAAAAATGAGCGCAGAGCCATTTGCTCATTTGAATCGCATTAGATAA
- the LOC105160232 gene encoding uncharacterized protein LOC105160232, whose product MERKVVIVCCVVGFLGLLSAVTGFAAEAKRIKGDQVQFPSPSECIYPRSPALGLGLTAAVALMIAQMIINVATGCVCCRKGPHQTNSNWTLALVCFIVSWFTFVIAFLLLLTGAALNDQHGEENLYFGNYYCYVVKPGVFAGAAVLSLASVILGIIYYVTLTQEKAASVPQSGIAMGHPHFPPQYMQSRPQFPPPQNVQSQPQISPPQNAQGPVFVHEDTYMRRQFT is encoded by the exons ATGGAGAGAAAGGTGGTTATAGTGTGCTGTGTGGTGGGCTTTCTAGGTCTGCTTTCTGCTGTTACGGGCTTTGCTGCCGAGGCCAAGAGGATTAAG GGAGACCAGGTCCAATTCCCGTCTCCTTCTGAATGCATATATCCAAGAAGTCCTGCTTTGGGCCTTGGATTAACTGCAGCTGTAGCACTCATGATTGCTCAAATGATCATCAATGTTGCAACTGGCTGTGTCTGTTGCAGAAAAGGCCCACATCAGACAAACTCTAATTGGACTCTGGCACTTGTTTGCTTTATCGTTTCCTG GTTTACATTTGTCATAGCATTCCTTCTCTTGCTAACGGGCGCAGCTCTGAATGATCAACATGGTGAAGAGAACTTGTACTTTGGCAATTACTACTGCTATGTTGTAAAACCAGGTGTTTTTGCTGGAGCTGCCGTCCTGTCACTTGCCAGTGTCATTCTTGGGATCATCTATTATGTCACCTTGACTCAGGAAAAGGCTGCCTCTGTTCCTCAAAGTGGAATTGCTATGGGACATCCTCATTTTCCTCCACAGTATATGCAGTCCCGACCTCAATTTCCTCCTCCACAAAATGTGCAGTCCCAACCACAAATTTCCCCCCCACAGAATGCGCAGGGTCCTGTCTTTGTGCACGAAGACACTTACATGAGGCGGCAGTTCACATAG